In [Phormidium] sp. ETS-05, the genomic window ATCGTGGCGAACCAGTCTGAGAGAATGTCTTTAAATAGCAAACCAAATGTAATGCCCGCACCACCAATAAGACCTAGGAGGGCTGTGGCAGATGCTCCCAGGAAAACTTCCCCTGCTTTTAATAAAAATATAACTGCGGCAATGGTGCGAAAAAATAGGGGTAGGTAGGGAACGATGATATCATCTATTTCGGTTCTAGTGCGGGCCGATAGTTGGGAGAGGAATACTCCTAACAGTGGGGCGGCTCGGTAAACAATCAACGCGATCGTCCCCACAAAACCGATGTCAAAGCCCAGTGATAGCTTTGTTTACTTCTGGAGTAAGATTTCCCGCGATAATTAACTCAATTACCCAAACTCCCACCAGCAAAATCAGCCATCCTAAAGGTTGCTTGAGCAGCGCTACCAACTCATCGTCTAAGTTAGTATTGGTACTACTGGTCCATGCCTCAAGCCGCTTGATGATAATCTGTAAAAATAATCCTCGCAATACTATTGCTACCAGGAGGATAGCTAATATTAGGATAATTTGGGCTGGCGGTATATTAAGGATAGATAAATGTGCTGTAATTGAATTCCAAATTTCTAACATTTTGTGTCCTGCAGTCCCTTGTCACAAGGCAATTTGTCCCTTGTCACTTGTCCCTTGGAGAAGAAACCGGGTTTCTGTAGAGAATTTCCTTTCGGGTGTGATAAATTTCTTTTAGAAACCCGGTTTCTGGAGGACAAATGACCAAGGACAAATAACAAAAGACTAGCCGTTCAAGCTATTTAAAAACGCTTCGGCTTGCTGTTCGCCGTCTGTCATCAGGCGCTGGATGTACGCGGGAGAGCGATCGAGCTTAGAAGCGTAGTCCAAGCTCTCGGATAGTTCCTCACTCATTTGAATTAGGCGCACATCAATGGGAGTGGGTTTTACCCTCTCCATATACTCTTGGCTGAAGGCTCCTTCCCGGATCCAGTCGTTGACGGTTTCAATAAAGCGCATTTCCTGGAATAGGGACAGGTTGCCACCTAGCTCGTTACGGCGATCGAGAATCTCTTCCGCCGTGGTTGGTTCGGTTTTGCGCTCTTTCGGGTTAATTTGCACAATCCAAATTTCTTCAGGACGAGCGTTTATGTTGTCGTGATCATCGTCGATGAAGGGACTGATGGGCGGGTTTTGGGAAAACAAGCCATCCCAATAAGCGCCGTTACCGATTTGCACAGCTTGGAACACGTTGGGAATCGCCGCCGAAGCTTGCACAGCTTCGATGCTGATTTCATCGTTTTTCCAAGAGTCAAAGGCTTTGAATTCCCCGGAAAGGACGTTTACCGCACCCAGGAGCAACCGGGGGCTATCCGGATGTATGTATTTGTGCAGTTGCTGGAAGGGGATATGTTTTTCCAGCAAGGCTTTGAAGTCTAGGTATTCTTTGCGGGGAGCCAGCATCCGCAAGGTGTTTTGCAGCCAACCGCCGGAATAAGGGTTAGAGGAAAAAGCGGGGATTGTCCCCATGTCTTGGAGGCGGATGGATTCGATGATTAAGTTATTCAGGGATCTTTCCCAAGCGTTAATCGCCGAGTTTTCTGCCCAGAAGTCCACCAAACCTTGATAAACTGGCTGAGCAGTTTCGCCCTTAG contains:
- a CDS encoding patatin-like phospholipase family protein, which encodes MEGKKKLAIACQGGGSHTAFTAGVLKKVLEQKVYEKYNLVGLSGTSGGAICATLAWFGLLKLAKGETAQPVYQGLVDFWAENSAINAWERSLNNLIIESIRLQDMGTIPAFSSNPYSGGWLQNTLRMLAPRKEYLDFKALLEKHIPFQQLHKYIHPDSPRLLLGAVNVLSGEFKAFDSWKNDEISIEAVQASAAIPNVFQAVQIGNGAYWDGLFSQNPPISPFIDDDHDNINARPEEIWIVQINPKERKTEPTTAEEILDRRNELGGNLSLFQEMRFIETVNDWIREGAFSQEYMERVKPTPIDVRLIQMSEELSESLDYASKLDRSPAYIQRLMTDGEQQAEAFLNSLNG